In Salisediminibacterium beveridgei, one DNA window encodes the following:
- a CDS encoding thioredoxin family protein, with amino-acid sequence MKNRITSTEVFTSLIDTTDTVAVKFEADWCPDCKRMDFFMDDVLKDHSDLKLYEVDSDALAEQAEKYDVMGLPSILLFRNGEKTAHLHSAQAKTPEEVKAFLQEHL; translated from the coding sequence ATGAAGAATCGAATTACATCGACTGAGGTCTTCACATCATTGATCGATACAACGGATACGGTAGCTGTAAAATTTGAAGCAGACTGGTGCCCGGACTGCAAGCGGATGGATTTCTTTATGGATGATGTGTTAAAGGACCATAGCGATTTAAAGTTGTATGAAGTCGACAGTGATGCGTTGGCAGAGCAGGCTGAAAAGTATGATGTGATGGGCCTTCCGAGTATTCTGCTGTTTCGAAATGGCGAAAAAACCGCCCATCTCCACAGCGCTCAGGCGAAAACCCCTGAAGAAGTGAAGGCATTTTTGCAAGAACATCTCTGA
- a CDS encoding Dps family protein, translating into MAHAKTEEILNRHVSNWNVLFVKLHNYHWYVGSTQFFTLHQKFEELYNEAALHIDELAERLLAAQGSPVATMTEYLQHATIKEADGEKTYQEMLDTLISDFNLLSKELNADIKSLEDEAGDDVTADMMIALRQSVDKHNWMLKQYVQ; encoded by the coding sequence TTGGCACATGCTAAAACAGAAGAAATCCTGAACAGACATGTATCAAACTGGAATGTATTATTCGTTAAATTACACAATTATCACTGGTATGTCGGCAGTACACAGTTCTTCACACTGCATCAGAAATTCGAAGAACTCTATAACGAGGCTGCGCTGCACATTGATGAACTGGCTGAACGTCTTCTTGCAGCCCAGGGAAGCCCGGTAGCCACAATGACCGAATACCTTCAGCACGCCACGATCAAGGAAGCTGACGGTGAGAAAACGTATCAGGAAATGCTCGACACATTGATCAGTGACTTCAACTTGCTATCGAAAGAGTTGAACGCGGATATCAAATCCCTTGAGGACGAAGCAGGTGACGATGTCACAGCGGATATGATGATTGCCCTTCGCCAGTCTGTTGATAAGCATAACTGGATGTTGAAACAATATGTGCAATAA
- a CDS encoding SDR family oxidoreductase: MKLSGKAAVVTGAASGMGKAIAKLYAKEGAKVLLADLNEAGAQAVTEEIIADGGEAVAFKANMAVLSDVENMIDTAVSTFGTLDILVNNAGIMDNFEPVGEIEEDRWDLIFDVNTKGVMRSMRKALAIFMEKESGVIVNIASTGGFSGAHAGATYGASKHAVIGLTKNTGFFYAKKGIRCNAIAPGAVETNIGSSMTNISQFGMERAGMTHGLSPRTGQPEEIAQAALFLASEDSSFVNGTVLTVDGGWTASF; the protein is encoded by the coding sequence ATGAAATTATCGGGGAAAGCAGCCGTTGTGACCGGGGCGGCATCAGGCATGGGAAAGGCGATTGCGAAATTGTATGCAAAAGAAGGGGCAAAAGTGCTGCTTGCGGATCTGAATGAAGCAGGCGCGCAGGCAGTGACGGAGGAGATTATTGCGGATGGAGGAGAAGCAGTCGCATTTAAGGCCAACATGGCAGTCCTCTCAGATGTGGAAAACATGATCGATACCGCTGTCAGTACCTTTGGCACACTGGATATTCTCGTCAATAATGCCGGTATCATGGATAATTTCGAACCGGTAGGGGAAATAGAAGAAGACCGCTGGGATCTGATCTTCGATGTAAACACGAAAGGTGTGATGCGTTCGATGCGTAAGGCCCTTGCCATCTTCATGGAAAAAGAATCCGGTGTAATTGTCAATATTGCCTCCACCGGGGGCTTCAGCGGAGCTCATGCAGGAGCCACTTATGGTGCAAGTAAACATGCAGTGATCGGTTTGACTAAAAACACCGGCTTCTTCTATGCGAAAAAAGGGATCCGTTGCAATGCGATTGCGCCGGGAGCAGTTGAAACAAATATCGGCTCAAGTATGACGAATATCAGCCAATTCGGCATGGAACGGGCGGGGATGACGCACGGGTTATCGCCGCGTACCGGCCAGCCGGAAGAAATTGCTCAGGCAGCGCTCTTCCTGGCTTCTGAGGACTCCAGCTTCGTCAATGGCACGGTATTGACCGTAGATGGGGGCTGGACAGCCTCGTTCTGA
- a CDS encoding TetR/AcrR family transcriptional regulator, translating into MAEDQPLDKLSVTQIVQQAELNRGTFYKHYDSKEQLLTELIDHVLIELADAFRSPYADLHPFSLKDLTPGHIKIFDHVYEHARFYSAVLNSKVIPGVQERIIDTLKHLAKDVVPSGQMAQTDIVPHLFISYYAHALFGLIKEWVRSDFCYSSSYMSRQLIQILRQQPVGEAPQP; encoded by the coding sequence TTGGCTGAAGATCAGCCCCTGGATAAACTGTCGGTGACGCAAATCGTCCAGCAGGCAGAACTCAATCGCGGTACTTTTTACAAGCATTATGACAGTAAAGAGCAGCTCCTCACTGAACTCATTGATCACGTCCTGATTGAACTCGCCGACGCCTTCCGCTCTCCCTATGCCGATTTACATCCTTTTTCTCTGAAAGACCTGACACCGGGTCACATCAAAATATTCGATCACGTTTACGAGCATGCCCGCTTCTATTCCGCCGTGCTAAACTCAAAAGTCATACCTGGTGTGCAGGAACGGATTATTGACACGCTGAAACATTTAGCCAAGGACGTTGTGCCTTCAGGACAAATGGCACAGACTGACATCGTACCCCATCTCTTTATCAGTTACTATGCTCATGCTCTATTCGGCCTGATCAAAGAATGGGTCAGAAGTGACTTTTGTTATTCATCCTCCTACATGTCCCGTCAACTTATCCAAATCCTCAGGCAGCAACCCGTTGGAGAGGCGCCTCAACCTTGA
- a CDS encoding tRNA dihydrouridine synthase yields the protein MKTNFWKDLPRPFFILAPMEAVTDVVFRHVVSEASAPDVFFTEFANSDSFCHPLGRESLRGRLMFTEDEQPIVAHIWGDKPEHFRTMSIAMAEMGYKGIDINMGCPVSNVAGDGKGAGLIKRPDVAAELIEAAKAGGLPVSVKTRLGYSKIEEWENWLRHILEQDIVNLSIHLRTKKEMSDVPAHWELIPEIKALRDEVAPHTLLTINGDIEDREAGVELAEKYGVDGIMIGRGIFKNPYAFEKEKKEHSSEELLDLLRLQLDLHDKYTKELERRPFTPLQRFFKIYVRSFPGAGELRKRLMETKSTDEVREILDSYDSHSVEESASLAETFH from the coding sequence ATGAAAACTAATTTTTGGAAAGACCTCCCCCGACCTTTTTTTATATTGGCCCCGATGGAGGCTGTCACGGACGTTGTCTTCCGTCACGTCGTCAGTGAAGCCAGCGCACCCGATGTGTTTTTCACCGAGTTTGCCAACTCGGACAGCTTCTGTCATCCACTTGGCAGAGAGAGCCTGCGAGGAAGATTGATGTTTACAGAAGATGAACAGCCGATCGTGGCGCACATCTGGGGAGACAAGCCGGAGCATTTCCGGACGATGAGTATTGCCATGGCAGAGATGGGGTACAAAGGCATCGATATCAATATGGGCTGTCCTGTTTCGAACGTAGCCGGGGACGGAAAGGGAGCCGGGCTGATCAAGCGTCCGGACGTCGCTGCAGAACTGATTGAAGCTGCCAAAGCAGGAGGACTGCCGGTGAGTGTGAAAACGCGCCTCGGCTATTCGAAAATCGAGGAATGGGAAAACTGGCTCCGGCATATTCTCGAACAGGACATTGTCAATCTGTCCATCCATCTGCGGACGAAAAAAGAAATGAGCGATGTTCCCGCTCACTGGGAACTGATTCCTGAGATCAAAGCGCTCCGGGACGAGGTTGCTCCGCATACGCTCCTGACCATTAACGGGGATATCGAAGACCGGGAAGCGGGAGTTGAACTCGCTGAAAAATACGGTGTGGACGGGATCATGATCGGACGCGGGATCTTCAAAAATCCGTATGCTTTTGAAAAAGAAAAAAAAGAACACTCAAGCGAAGAGCTGCTTGATCTGTTGCGCTTACAGCTCGATCTGCATGACAAATACACGAAAGAATTAGAACGAAGACCGTTCACCCCGCTTCAGCGCTTCTTCAAAATTTATGTCCGAAGCTTTCCGGGTGCCGGTGAACTGCGAAAGCGCCTGATGGAAACGAAATCAACAGATGAGGTACGGGAAATCCTCGATTCTTATGACAGTCATTCAGTAGAAGAATCTGCCAGTTTAGCAGAAACATTTCATTAG
- a CDS encoding SHOCT domain-containing protein → MGFGFLIPILIVGALVYVVMNGNGFEGKLSQDRRETDARQIINERYAKGELNEDEFEQMKKKLTD, encoded by the coding sequence GTGGGTTTCGGTTTTTTGATACCAATTCTGATCGTTGGCGCACTGGTGTATGTAGTCATGAATGGGAATGGATTCGAAGGGAAGCTTTCTCAAGATCGAAGGGAAACAGATGCCAGACAGATCATCAATGAACGGTATGCCAAAGGAGAGCTGAACGAGGACGAATTTGAACAGATGAAGAAAAAGCTGACGGATTAA
- a CDS encoding multicopper oxidase family protein translates to MNKNGLLLGALLILGILLGMVISHSMTMDQGPGMSGDETQRQNTTDDSEASEDALTDNENRNDREIPLPIPPVLEDENPEDGKAEFTLTAQIGETEFYEGQPTETYGYNGDYLGPVLRVREGDEVTVNVENALEEETTVHWHGLEVPGEADGGPHSVIEPGGIWRPEFEIKQPASTLWFHPHPHHKTGEQVYKGLAGLLLIEDDASDGLDIPKDYGENDIPLIVQDKELKDDGTFDYNPGMQDIMMGLHGNTPLVNGAVDPYTEVPQGKMRFRVLNGSNARTYDFELSGGQSFHQIASDGGFLEKPVEMNNLTLSSAERAELIVDFSDFEEGDQVELRGEGTRLMTFEVTGEDGFQTALPKQLVDIEQLDPADADVTRQFVMGGMGPHVNINGRQMDMDRIDEEVTLNDIEVWEISNESQGMMGGMMGGMGERGMIHPFHIHGIQFQVLDRNGEAPPENERGWKDTVLVQENETVRIIAKFSEPGVFMYHCHILEHEDVGMMGQFEVK, encoded by the coding sequence ATGAACAAAAATGGCCTGTTATTAGGAGCCCTTTTGATCTTAGGGATTCTTCTCGGGATGGTGATTTCCCACTCGATGACGATGGACCAAGGACCCGGCATGTCAGGTGATGAAACGCAGAGACAGAATACGACTGACGATTCAGAGGCATCAGAAGATGCGTTGACTGACAACGAAAACCGTAATGACAGGGAAATCCCGTTGCCGATCCCGCCAGTTTTGGAAGATGAAAATCCAGAGGACGGGAAAGCAGAATTTACGCTGACAGCGCAAATTGGAGAGACTGAATTTTATGAAGGGCAGCCAACAGAAACCTATGGATACAATGGCGATTATCTCGGGCCGGTGCTTCGTGTCAGAGAAGGCGACGAGGTCACGGTGAATGTGGAGAATGCACTGGAGGAAGAGACGACGGTTCACTGGCATGGTCTTGAAGTGCCGGGTGAAGCGGATGGTGGTCCGCATTCGGTGATCGAGCCCGGTGGCATCTGGAGACCGGAATTTGAAATCAAGCAGCCGGCGTCAACGCTTTGGTTTCATCCGCATCCTCATCATAAGACAGGCGAACAGGTTTATAAAGGACTGGCGGGACTTCTTTTGATTGAAGATGATGCATCGGATGGTCTCGATATCCCGAAAGATTACGGGGAAAATGACATCCCGTTAATAGTGCAGGATAAAGAGCTGAAGGATGATGGAACGTTTGACTATAATCCGGGCATGCAAGATATCATGATGGGACTGCACGGTAATACGCCTTTAGTGAATGGTGCAGTCGATCCATACACAGAGGTGCCTCAAGGAAAAATGCGCTTTCGGGTCCTGAATGGCTCCAATGCCCGCACCTATGACTTTGAACTTAGCGGTGGGCAATCGTTCCATCAGATTGCAAGTGATGGCGGTTTTCTGGAAAAACCTGTTGAAATGAACAATCTGACACTTAGTTCTGCGGAACGTGCAGAATTGATCGTGGACTTTTCGGATTTTGAAGAGGGAGATCAGGTTGAATTGAGAGGTGAAGGAACGCGGTTAATGACTTTTGAAGTGACTGGGGAAGATGGGTTTCAGACCGCATTACCGAAGCAATTGGTGGATATTGAACAGTTAGATCCGGCCGATGCGGATGTCACAAGGCAATTTGTAATGGGTGGTATGGGGCCGCATGTAAACATCAATGGCCGGCAGATGGATATGGACCGGATCGACGAAGAAGTAACGTTAAATGATATTGAGGTATGGGAAATTTCCAACGAGTCCCAAGGTATGATGGGCGGAATGATGGGAGGAATGGGGGAACGGGGGATGATTCATCCGTTTCATATCCACGGTATCCAGTTCCAGGTTCTCGACCGTAATGGTGAAGCGCCGCCTGAAAATGAAAGAGGCTGGAAAGATACGGTGCTCGTCCAAGAGAATGAAACCGTCCGGATCATTGCCAAGTTCTCTGAGCCTGGAGTCTTCATGTATCACTGTCATATTCTTGAGCATGAAGACGTTGGCATGATGGGGCAATTTGAAGTGAAATAG
- a CDS encoding SLC13 family permease: MIAVKNLWQKAWESHDRIKELLSFMSARGKGEPPSGDRGRMEKVSGKMTGTYREPSPDGRDFSRKQVVGLLLGPILFLLILLFLPAEDLPATARGVLAGTAWIATWWITEAIPIPVTSLLPIIIFPFAADIPVAEVTPNYGNNIIFLFLGGFIIALALERWNLHKRIAITIIDFIGTSPKRLMLGFMLATAVLSMWISNTATAMMMVPIGTAIIFQLSHLIDESPVENAKEQAERFSKGLMIAIAYSASIGGLGTIIGTPPNTILAGQLNELFGIDLSFAGWMAFGVPLSLVLLGIAWFYLVTFAFPMTLKKIPGGKEVIDGEKKELGKISADEKMVLTVFGLTALAWILRSFVLQEYVNANINDAMIAITGAVMLFLIPSFKYQGVKLMNWETAKNVPWGILILFGGGLAIAGGFTDTGLDVWIGSQLTVLAGIQFIVIVLAVTVLVIFLTEITSNTASATMLMPIMAAFALAIDVHPFAMMIPAAVAASCAFMLPVATPPNAVVFGSGYLKMGDMVKAGIWMNIISVLIVVVFVMLLLPVVFGIDLQTFPGHLE; the protein is encoded by the coding sequence ATGATCGCAGTAAAAAATCTTTGGCAAAAGGCATGGGAAAGTCATGACCGGATTAAGGAGCTTCTCAGTTTCATGAGTGCGAGGGGGAAAGGTGAACCCCCATCGGGGGATCGTGGCCGGATGGAAAAAGTGTCCGGGAAAATGACCGGAACCTACAGGGAACCCTCTCCTGACGGCAGGGATTTCTCGAGAAAACAAGTGGTCGGTCTTCTTTTAGGTCCGATATTATTTCTGTTGATCTTATTATTTCTTCCGGCAGAAGATTTACCAGCGACAGCCCGCGGAGTATTGGCGGGAACAGCCTGGATCGCGACCTGGTGGATCACCGAAGCGATCCCGATTCCGGTCACTTCGCTTTTGCCGATCATCATTTTTCCTTTTGCTGCGGATATCCCTGTAGCTGAAGTCACACCGAATTACGGTAATAATATTATCTTTCTTTTTCTTGGTGGATTTATCATTGCTTTGGCGCTTGAGCGTTGGAATTTGCATAAACGGATTGCCATTACCATTATTGATTTTATCGGAACCAGTCCGAAGCGGTTGATGCTCGGCTTTATGCTGGCGACCGCAGTCCTTTCCATGTGGATATCCAATACGGCGACGGCGATGATGATGGTTCCGATCGGAACTGCGATTATTTTTCAGCTCTCTCATCTGATTGATGAGAGTCCGGTTGAAAATGCGAAAGAGCAAGCAGAACGCTTCTCCAAGGGGCTCATGATTGCGATTGCATATTCCGCATCCATCGGCGGACTCGGGACGATTATCGGAACACCTCCCAATACCATCCTCGCCGGGCAATTAAATGAATTATTCGGGATTGACCTGTCGTTTGCCGGATGGATGGCGTTCGGGGTGCCACTCTCTCTTGTTTTGCTGGGTATTGCCTGGTTTTATCTGGTCACCTTTGCATTTCCGATGACATTAAAGAAAATACCGGGCGGGAAAGAAGTCATTGATGGCGAGAAAAAAGAACTCGGAAAAATCAGTGCCGACGAGAAAATGGTTCTGACTGTTTTCGGATTAACAGCCCTTGCCTGGATCTTGAGATCGTTCGTGCTGCAGGAATATGTGAATGCGAATATCAATGACGCAATGATTGCAATCACCGGAGCGGTCATGCTGTTTTTAATCCCATCGTTCAAATATCAGGGGGTCAAATTGATGAACTGGGAAACGGCCAAAAACGTGCCGTGGGGAATCCTGATTCTCTTTGGGGGAGGTCTGGCCATTGCAGGCGGTTTTACCGATACAGGCCTTGACGTTTGGATCGGTTCACAGCTGACTGTTCTGGCTGGTATTCAATTTATTGTGATCGTTCTGGCAGTTACCGTATTGGTCATTTTTCTGACGGAGATCACATCGAACACCGCTTCGGCGACGATGCTGATGCCGATCATGGCGGCGTTCGCCCTGGCGATAGACGTTCATCCGTTTGCGATGATGATTCCTGCAGCCGTTGCGGCGTCCTGTGCATTTATGTTGCCAGTCGCTACACCTCCGAATGCCGTTGTGTTCGGGTCAGGGTATTTGAAGATGGGGGACATGGTCAAAGCAGGGATCTGGATGAATATCATTTCAGTACTCATTGTCGTTGTATTTGTGATGCTGCTCTTGCCGGTTGTTTTCGGTATTGATTTGCAGACATTCCCGGGGCACCTTGAATAA
- a CDS encoding class F sortase, with product MKKWLIGLTLVLAACGSENGEPIDNGNDNAETMTEEPVNEASAVEEDEVDQVSASPLTLPSEITSGGDGSSVMRYERDGIVPHRIEIPAIGVDAIIEEVGLLPGGQMDEPTEMDEVAWYEGGYMPGEQGSAVLAGHVDSRTGPAIFIDLEKLEAGDEIIVTDEEGTEKVFVVQNSESYDRNDAPLQTIFGYSYRSQLNLITCTGEFNTEAGTHDERLVVYSVLKEDLN from the coding sequence ATGAAAAAATGGCTAATCGGATTAACTCTGGTCCTTGCAGCCTGCGGATCAGAAAATGGTGAACCAATCGATAACGGTAACGATAATGCCGAGACGATGACTGAAGAGCCCGTTAATGAGGCCAGCGCCGTAGAAGAGGATGAGGTTGACCAGGTGTCAGCCTCTCCATTAACACTACCTTCGGAAATTACGTCCGGCGGAGACGGTTCTTCGGTTATGCGTTATGAACGAGATGGTATCGTTCCCCATCGGATTGAAATACCCGCGATTGGTGTCGATGCAATCATTGAGGAAGTCGGGTTACTGCCCGGTGGACAAATGGATGAACCAACTGAAATGGATGAAGTCGCTTGGTACGAAGGCGGTTATATGCCCGGCGAACAGGGAAGTGCTGTTTTGGCAGGGCATGTGGACAGCCGGACAGGGCCAGCGATCTTTATTGATCTGGAAAAGCTAGAAGCCGGCGATGAAATCATTGTCACCGATGAAGAAGGAACAGAAAAGGTGTTCGTGGTGCAAAATAGTGAAAGTTACGATCGCAATGATGCACCGCTTCAAACCATTTTCGGCTATTCTTACCGCAGCCAGCTGAATCTGATTACATGCACGGGTGAGTTCAATACAGAAGCGGGGACTCATGATGAAAGACTTGTTGTGTATAGCGTTCTGAAAGAGGATTTAAACTGA